From a region of the Calliphora vicina chromosome 4, idCalVici1.1, whole genome shotgun sequence genome:
- the wupA gene encoding troponin I isoform X4, producing MADEEAKKAKQAEIERKRAEVRKRMEEASKAKKAKKGFMTPERKKKLRLLLRKKAAEELKKEQERKAAERRRIIEERCGSPRNLSDASEAQLQKICQEYYDRMYTCEGQKWDLEYEVRKKDWEINDLNAQVNDLRGKFVKPALKKVSKYENKFAKLQKKAAEFNFRNQLKVVKKKEFTLEDEEKEKKPDWSKGKPADKVKEEAEVEA from the exons ATGGCTGATGAGGAG GCAAAGAAGGCTAAGCAAGCCGAAATTGAACGCAAGCGTGCTGAAGTACGCAAGCGTATGGAGGAAGCTTCCAAGGCTAAGAAGGCCAAGAAGGGTTTCATGACTCCCGAAAGAAAGAAGAAACTCAGGTTGTTGCTCCGCAAGAAAGCCGCTGAAGAGTTGAAGAAAGAACAAGAACGCAAGGCCGCTGAACGCAGACGCATCATTGAAGAACGTTGCGGTAGTCCCAGAAACCTCAGTGACGCCAGCGAAG CTCAATTACAAAAGATTTGCCAAGAGTACTACGACCGTATGTACACCTGCGAGGGCCAGAAATGGGATCTTGAATATGAAGTCAGGAAAAAAGACTGGGAG ATCAACGATCTCAATGCCCAAGTTAATGATCTTCGTGGCAAGTT cgTTAAGCCTGCTTTGAAGAAGGTTTCCAAATACGAAAACAAATTCGCCAAGCTCCAAAAGAAGGCTGCTGAATTCAACTTCCGTAACCAACTTAAGGTTGTCAAGAAGAAGGAATTCACATTGGAAGATGAAGAGAAGGAG AAGAAACCCGACTGGTCCAAGGGCAAACCCGCCGATAAGGTAAAGGAGGAAGCTGAAGTTGAAGCCTAA
- the wupA gene encoding troponin I isoform X3, whose product MADEEAKKAKQAEIERKRAEVRKRMEEASKAKKAKKGFMTPERKKKLRLLLRKKAAEELKKEQERKAAERRRIIEERCGSPRNLSDASEAELQTICKEYWQRLFRLEGDKFDLEHIEKIKQCEINDLNAQVNDLRGKFVKPALKKVSKYENKFAKLQKKAAEFNFRNQLKVVKKKEFTLEDEEKEKKPDWSKGKPADKVKEEAEVEA is encoded by the exons ATGGCTGATGAGGAG GCAAAGAAGGCTAAGCAAGCCGAAATTGAACGCAAGCGTGCTGAAGTACGCAAGCGTATGGAGGAAGCTTCCAAGGCTAAGAAGGCCAAGAAGGGTTTCATGACTCCCGAAAGAAAGAAGAAACTCAGGTTGTTGCTCCGCAAGAAAGCCGCTGAAGAGTTGAAGAAAGAACAAGAACGCAAGGCCGCTGAACGCAGACGCATCATTGAAGAACGTTGCGGTAGTCCCAGAAACCTCAGTGACGCCAGCGAAG CCGAACTACAAACTATATGCAAAGAATATTGGCAACGTCTGTTCAGATTGGAGGGTGATAAATTTGATTTAGagcatattgaaaaaattaaacaatgtgAG ATCAACGATCTCAATGCCCAAGTTAATGATCTTCGTGGCAAGTT cgTTAAGCCTGCTTTGAAGAAGGTTTCCAAATACGAAAACAAATTCGCCAAGCTCCAAAAGAAGGCTGCTGAATTCAACTTCCGTAACCAACTTAAGGTTGTCAAGAAGAAGGAATTCACATTGGAAGATGAAGAGAAGGAG AAGAAACCCGACTGGTCCAAGGGCAAACCCGCCGATAAGGTAAAGGAGGAAGCTGAAGTTGAAGCCTAA
- the wupA gene encoding troponin I isoform X2, whose translation MADEEAKKAKQAEIERKRAEVRKRMEEASKAKKAKKGFMTPERKKKLRLLLRKKAAEELKKEQERKAAERRRIIEERCGSPRNLSDASEDSLRDICKKYYDKVLQLEDQKYDVEYQVARKDMEINDLNAQVNDLRGKFVKPALKKVSKYENKFAKLQKKAAEFNFRNQLKVVKKKEFTLEDEEKEKKPDWSKGKPADKVKEEAEVEA comes from the exons ATGGCTGATGAGGAG GCAAAGAAGGCTAAGCAAGCCGAAATTGAACGCAAGCGTGCTGAAGTACGCAAGCGTATGGAGGAAGCTTCCAAGGCTAAGAAGGCCAAGAAGGGTTTCATGACTCCCGAAAGAAAGAAGAAACTCAGGTTGTTGCTCCGCAAGAAAGCCGCTGAAGAGTTGAAGAAAGAACAAGAACGCAAGGCCGCTGAACGCAGACGCATCATTGAAGAACGTTGCGGTAGTCCCAGAAACCTCAGTGACGCCAGCGAAG attCCCTACGTGATATCTGTAAAAAATATTACGATAAAGTACTCCAATTGGAAGATCAAAAATATGATGTTGAATATCAAGTTGCCCGCAAGGATATGGAG ATCAACGATCTCAATGCCCAAGTTAATGATCTTCGTGGCAAGTT cgTTAAGCCTGCTTTGAAGAAGGTTTCCAAATACGAAAACAAATTCGCCAAGCTCCAAAAGAAGGCTGCTGAATTCAACTTCCGTAACCAACTTAAGGTTGTCAAGAAGAAGGAATTCACATTGGAAGATGAAGAGAAGGAG AAGAAACCCGACTGGTCCAAGGGCAAACCCGCCGATAAGGTAAAGGAGGAAGCTGAAGTTGAAGCCTAA
- the wupA gene encoding troponin I isoform X1, which produces MADEEAKKAKQAEIERKRAEVRKRMEEASKAKKAKKGFMTPERKKKLRLLLRKKAAEELKKEQERKAAERRRIIEERCGSPRNLSDASEDTLRNLIKQHHERICKLEDQKYDLEYVVKRKDVEINDLNAQVNDLRGKFVKPALKKVSKYENKFAKLQKKAAEFNFRNQLKVVKKKEFTLEDEEKEKKPDWSKGKPADKVKEEAEVEA; this is translated from the exons ATGGCTGATGAGGAG GCAAAGAAGGCTAAGCAAGCCGAAATTGAACGCAAGCGTGCTGAAGTACGCAAGCGTATGGAGGAAGCTTCCAAGGCTAAGAAGGCCAAGAAGGGTTTCATGACTCCCGAAAGAAAGAAGAAACTCAGGTTGTTGCTCCGCAAGAAAGCCGCTGAAGAGTTGAAGAAAGAACAAGAACGCAAGGCCGCTGAACGCAGACGCATCATTGAAGAACGTTGCGGTAGTCCCAGAAACCTCAGTGACGCCAGCGAAG ACACTCTTAGAAATTTGATCAAGCAACACCATGAAAGAATTTGCAAATTGGAGGATCAAAAATACGATCTCGAATACGTTGTCAAGCGCAAGGATGTTGAg ATCAACGATCTCAATGCCCAAGTTAATGATCTTCGTGGCAAGTT cgTTAAGCCTGCTTTGAAGAAGGTTTCCAAATACGAAAACAAATTCGCCAAGCTCCAAAAGAAGGCTGCTGAATTCAACTTCCGTAACCAACTTAAGGTTGTCAAGAAGAAGGAATTCACATTGGAAGATGAAGAGAAGGAG AAGAAACCCGACTGGTCCAAGGGCAAACCCGCCGATAAGGTAAAGGAGGAAGCTGAAGTTGAAGCCTAA